In the genome of Paraburkholderia azotifigens, the window GGCTCTCGCTGGCTATCGCGACCCGGACAGTCGACAGAAGCGGAAGGCTCAGCGCGAGACGAAGAATCCGACGCCTGTACATGTTACGACCTGGTGACATAACGGCCCACTCCCCGTTGGGAACCGTTACCGGACGGTAATGGCGACCAGCAGCACTGCACCGATAATCCGCGACAGATGCGCGCCCGGCAGATGGCAATGCCCTTGGCATATGTCTTGCCGTTGCTCTGATGCTAATGACAACAGCAGCAAGATTCAAGCGAGGAGATGACCATGGGCGAACTCAAAATCCAGCGCCGTACATTCCTGAAACTCAGCGGCGGCTCAATCGCCGCAACCGCAGCGTCTGCGCTGGCACCCAACATAGCGACGGCGACCAATCCGGTCGATACGAGCCGTACGACACTTCCTTATCCGAAAAAATCCCTGGCGCAGCTGGGGCGTATGACCGTCAACAGTCCCGTCGCATTCACCTATCCCGATGCGTCGTCACCGTGTACCGCTGTCAAGCTCGGCAGTCGCGTGGCGGGCGGCGTCGGACCGGACGGTGACATCGTCGCGTACAGCGCCATGTGCACACACATGGGTTGCCCCGTCGTGTACGACCCAACCACGAAGGTCTTTAAATGTCCCTGCCATTTCAGCATGTTCGACGCCGAAAAGGCCGGACAGATGATTACCGGACAGGCGACGGAGAACCTTCCTCGTGTCCGCCTTCAGTACGACGAGAAGACAGGGACCGTATCGGCAGTCGGGATGGAAGGGCTGATATACGGCCGGCAGGCTAACGTTCTTTGAGCGCGAGGAGCTGAAAATGGCTAAGGACAACGACCGCATCGTGCTTCCGCCTGTCACGGCCCAGCGAACCAACATGACTTGCCACTTCTGCATCGTTGGCTGCGGTTATCACGTGTACAAGTGGCCCGAAGGCGAGGAAGGTGGACGCGCGCCAAACCAGAACGCCCTCGGCGTCGATTTCCGGAAACAGGTTCCGCCGATGCAGCTCATCATGACGCCAGCAATGGAAAACGTGGTGACATACCGCGACGGTTCCCGCAAGACCATTATGATTGTCCCGGACAAGAGCTGTGTCGTGAACAGCGGGCTGAGTTCGACACGTGGCGGCAAGATGGCAACCTACATGTATGCGCCAGATGGCATCACACAGGAACGCCTGAAGAATCCGCGCATTTATGTCAGCGACCAGTGGGTCGACACCGATTGGGATTCGGCAATGGCCCTTTATGCTGGCCTGATGAAGAAGACACTCGACAAGGATGGACCGAACGGTATTGTGTTTTCCGCCTTTGACCATGGCGGTGCAGGTGGTGGATTCGAGAATACCTGGGGCAGTGGCAAACTGATGTTCACTGCGCTGCAGACCCCGATGGTGCGCATTCATAACCGCCCTGCCTACAACTCCGAATGCCACGCAACCCGAGAGATGGGCATCGGCGAACTGAATAACTCGTACGAGGATGCCGAAGTGGCCGATGTTATCTGGTCGATCGGCGCGAACTCGTATGAGACCCAGACCAACTACTTCCTCAATCACTGGGTGCCCAATCTTCAGGGTTCGACAACCGACAAGAAAAATAAATGGTTCCCTGGCGAAGCCACCCCGAAGACAAAGGTCGTGTTCGTCGACCCAAGACGAACTCCAACCATCGCAATCGCGGAGCACGTCGCCGGCAAGGACAACGTGCTACATCTCGACATCCAGCCGGGCACCGACATCGCGCTCTTCAATGGCATCTTCACTTACGTGGTCCAACAAGGGTGGATTGACCGTGATTTCATCGCCCAGCACACGAATGGCTTCGATGATGCAGTGAAGGCCAATAACCTGTCACTGGAGGAAAGCAGCCGAATCACCGGCGTGCCTGTCGACAAAATTCGAACGGCAGCCGAGTGGTCGTACAAGCCGAAAGCACCTAACCAGATGCCGAGGACGATGCACACGTACGAGAAGGGCATCATCTGGGGCAACGACAATTATCTGATTCAGTCGTCCCTCGTCGACGTCGTTCTCGCTACCCATAACGTCGGCCGGCGCGGCACCGGAGTCGTTCGCATGGGTGGGCACCAGGAAGGCTATACGCGTCCACCGTATCCGGGAAACACGAAGATATACATCGACCAGGAACTCATCAACGGCAAAGGCCGGATGATGACCTGGTGGGCATGCAACAACTTCCAGACCAGCAACAACGCGCAGGGCTTGCGCGAGGTCGTTCTACGCCGGTCGCAAGTCGTGAAGGACGCGATGCAGAAGGCCCGTGGCGCGACCACGGAGCAGATGGTTGACGTCATCTATGACGCGACGTCCAAGGGCGGGCTGTTCGTCACTAGCATCAACATCTACCCGACCAAACTGGCGGAAGCCGCACACCTCATGTTGCCTGCGGCCCACCCGGGCGAGATGAATCTGACGTCGATGAATGGCGAACGCCGGATGCGCCTGTCCGAACGGTTCATGGACCCGCCCGGAACGGCGATGCCAGACTGCCTTATCGCGGCACGCGTGGCGAACACGCTGCGCGACATGTACACGAAGGAAGGCAATTCGAAGATGGCGACGCGGTTTAATGGCTTTGACTGGAAGACCGAAGAAGACGCCTTTAACGACGGCTTCCGTCGTGCCGGGCAGCCTGGAGTTGAAAAGATTGACAGTCAGGGCGGCAGCACCGGCAATCTCGTGACGTATGAGCGTCTGCGTGTGATGGCAAACAACGGCGTTCAATTGCCAACCAAAGCGTGGGAAGGTGGCAAGCTCGTCGGCACGGAAATGCTATACATGGATGCGAAGTTCGACACGCCAGACGGCAAGGCGCAG includes:
- a CDS encoding arsenate reductase (azurin) small subunit; this encodes MGELKIQRRTFLKLSGGSIAATAASALAPNIATATNPVDTSRTTLPYPKKSLAQLGRMTVNSPVAFTYPDASSPCTAVKLGSRVAGGVGPDGDIVAYSAMCTHMGCPVVYDPTTKVFKCPCHFSMFDAEKAGQMITGQATENLPRVRLQYDEKTGTVSAVGMEGLIYGRQANVL
- a CDS encoding arsenate reductase (azurin) large subunit, which codes for MAKDNDRIVLPPVTAQRTNMTCHFCIVGCGYHVYKWPEGEEGGRAPNQNALGVDFRKQVPPMQLIMTPAMENVVTYRDGSRKTIMIVPDKSCVVNSGLSSTRGGKMATYMYAPDGITQERLKNPRIYVSDQWVDTDWDSAMALYAGLMKKTLDKDGPNGIVFSAFDHGGAGGGFENTWGSGKLMFTALQTPMVRIHNRPAYNSECHATREMGIGELNNSYEDAEVADVIWSIGANSYETQTNYFLNHWVPNLQGSTTDKKNKWFPGEATPKTKVVFVDPRRTPTIAIAEHVAGKDNVLHLDIQPGTDIALFNGIFTYVVQQGWIDRDFIAQHTNGFDDAVKANNLSLEESSRITGVPVDKIRTAAEWSYKPKAPNQMPRTMHTYEKGIIWGNDNYLIQSSLVDVVLATHNVGRRGTGVVRMGGHQEGYTRPPYPGNTKIYIDQELINGKGRMMTWWACNNFQTSNNAQGLREVVLRRSQVVKDAMQKARGATTEQMVDVIYDATSKGGLFVTSINIYPTKLAEAAHLMLPAAHPGEMNLTSMNGERRMRLSERFMDPPGTAMPDCLIAARVANTLRDMYTKEGNSKMATRFNGFDWKTEEDAFNDGFRRAGQPGVEKIDSQGGSTGNLVTYERLRVMANNGVQLPTKAWEGGKLVGTEMLYMDAKFDTPDGKAQFKPSPWPGLPKTVADQKAKYRFWINNGRTNEVWQTVYHDQYNEFVRAQDPMAYIEMNPGDAQGLGVSPGDIVELFNDFGSTYAMAYPAAEIKHDQTFMVFGHINGIQDNVTTTWTDRNVVPYYKGTWANIRRVGSMEDYKRTVSFKSRRFA